In Micromonospora purpureochromogenes, a single window of DNA contains:
- a CDS encoding DUF2243 domain-containing protein, translating into MATTTIDGADIRLPATILGVGLGGFADGIVLHQVLQWHHLLSSTDTDNVGIRAYPVDTVSGLEMNTLWDGIFHVVTWVAVLTGLALLYARVTRSRGRLWRSPALWGWALLGWGLFNLVEGLVDHHLLGIHHVHGGPHQTAWDVGFLLFGAALIAVGWAVQRRAGSVDTCADRR; encoded by the coding sequence ATGGCCACCACGACCATCGACGGCGCCGACATCCGGCTGCCCGCCACCATCCTCGGCGTCGGGCTCGGCGGCTTCGCCGACGGCATCGTCCTGCACCAGGTGCTCCAGTGGCACCACCTGCTCAGCAGCACCGACACGGACAACGTCGGGATCCGGGCGTATCCGGTGGACACCGTCTCCGGCCTTGAGATGAACACTCTCTGGGACGGCATCTTCCACGTGGTCACCTGGGTGGCGGTGCTCACCGGGCTGGCCCTGCTCTACGCCCGGGTGACCCGGTCCCGCGGCCGACTCTGGCGCTCCCCGGCGCTGTGGGGCTGGGCGCTGCTGGGCTGGGGCCTGTTCAACCTGGTCGAGGGGCTCGTCGACCACCACCTGCTGGGCATCCACCACGTGCACGGCGGCCCCCACCAGACGGCCTGGGACGTCGGCTTCCTGCTGTTCGGCGCGGCGCTGATCGCGGTGGGCTGGGCGGTGCAGCGCCGCGCCGGCTCGGTGGACACCTGCGCCGACCGGCGATGA
- a CDS encoding cytochrome c oxidase assembly protein: MTGQHGDGVGPLLLVPLLVFWVYLAAALRQREPGRGGWSHWRTASFGAGAALLAVAAVLPGHDLVVHMCRHLLVGMLAPLGLVLGAPGTLALRTVRRDVGRAALRVLRHPVPRLATHPITGLLLTAGGLYLLHLTPLYRATLAHPGLHGLVLLHFLASGYLFTWAIAGSDPGPHRPGVPLRLVVLGLSVAAHATLAQLMYAGLVDTAAPVAQLRTAATLMYYGGDLAEILLALALLVTWRPVARRAPSEPTPSPA, from the coding sequence ATGACCGGGCAGCACGGCGACGGAGTCGGCCCGCTGCTGCTCGTACCGCTGCTGGTCTTCTGGGTCTACCTGGCCGCGGCGCTGCGTCAGCGCGAACCGGGGCGCGGCGGCTGGAGCCACTGGCGTACCGCGAGCTTCGGTGCGGGCGCCGCGCTGCTCGCGGTGGCCGCGGTGCTGCCCGGCCACGACCTGGTCGTTCACATGTGTCGGCACCTGCTGGTCGGGATGCTGGCGCCGCTCGGGCTGGTGCTCGGCGCGCCCGGCACCCTCGCGCTGCGCACGGTGCGCCGCGACGTCGGGCGGGCGGCGCTGCGGGTGCTGCGCCACCCGGTCCCGCGGCTGGCCACCCACCCGATCACCGGCCTGCTGCTCACCGCCGGCGGGCTCTACCTGCTGCACCTGACCCCGCTCTACCGGGCCACCCTGGCCCATCCGGGGCTGCACGGCCTGGTGCTGCTGCACTTCCTGGCCAGCGGATACCTCTTCACCTGGGCGATCGCCGGCTCCGACCCGGGGCCGCACCGCCCCGGGGTACCGCTACGGCTGGTCGTGCTGGGGCTGTCGGTGGCCGCGCACGCCACCCTGGCCCAGCTCATGTACGCCGGCCTGGTCGACACCGCCGCGCCGGTGGCGCAGCTGCGGACGGCGGCGACGCTGATGTACTACGGCGGCGACCTGGCCGAGATCCTGCTCGCCCTCGCCCTGCTGGTCACCTGGCGGCCGGTGGCCCGGCGCGCCCCGTCCGAGCCGACGCCGTCGCCGGCCTGA
- a CDS encoding helix-turn-helix transcriptional regulator, with product MSHPAGRVLAMLELLQSHHRLTGVDLADRLRVDERTVRRYAATLLDLGIPVTAERGRYGGYRLRPGYKLPPLMLTDDEAVAVLLGLVAAERLGLGTEAPATATALAKIRRVLPAPLAERLAAVQDHLGFTLRRADPALRPATGTLLTLGSATRQRRRVTLDYRSWRGDPSRRQLDPYGLVFHAGRWYVTGYDHLRHEVRTFRLDRIGAVSTGPERFTAPDDFDPVAQVTRSLAGVPYAHSVEVLLETDLVAARRRIPPSVGDLAEVAGGVLLRTRAEHLDGMAQLLAGLGWPFTVLRPDALRDAVRAHATRLAGWADRPGPAPPSG from the coding sequence GTGTCACATCCCGCCGGTCGGGTGCTCGCGATGCTCGAACTGCTCCAGAGCCACCACCGGCTCACCGGCGTCGACCTGGCCGACCGGCTGCGCGTCGACGAGCGCACCGTGCGCCGGTACGCCGCCACCCTGCTCGACCTCGGCATCCCGGTCACCGCCGAACGCGGCCGGTACGGCGGCTACCGGCTGCGCCCGGGCTACAAGCTGCCGCCGCTGATGCTCACCGACGACGAGGCGGTCGCGGTGCTGCTCGGCCTGGTCGCGGCGGAACGGTTGGGGCTGGGCACCGAGGCGCCGGCCACCGCCACCGCCCTGGCCAAGATCCGGCGGGTCCTACCGGCCCCCCTCGCGGAGCGGCTCGCCGCCGTCCAGGACCACCTCGGCTTCACGCTGCGCCGCGCCGACCCGGCGCTGCGCCCGGCCACCGGCACGCTGCTGACCCTCGGCTCAGCCACTCGGCAGCGGCGCCGGGTGACGCTGGACTACCGCTCCTGGCGGGGTGACCCGTCGCGGCGGCAGCTCGACCCGTACGGGCTGGTCTTCCACGCCGGCCGCTGGTATGTCACCGGATACGACCACCTCCGGCACGAGGTACGCACCTTCCGGCTGGACCGGATCGGCGCGGTCAGCACCGGCCCGGAGAGGTTCACCGCGCCGGACGACTTCGACCCGGTGGCCCAGGTGACCCGCTCGCTGGCCGGCGTGCCGTACGCGCACTCCGTCGAGGTGCTGCTGGAGACCGATCTGGTCGCCGCCCGACGCCGCATCCCGCCCAGCGTCGGCGATCTCGCCGAGGTCGCCGGCGGGGTGCTGCTCCGGACCCGCGCCGAGCACCTCGACGGGATGGCGCAGCTGCTCGCCGGGCTCGGCTGGCCGTTCACCGTGCTCCGCCCGGACGCGCTGCGCGACGCCGTCCGCGCCCATGCGACCCGGCTGGCCGGCTGGGCCGACCGGCCCGGCCCCGCCCCACCATCCGGCTGA
- a CDS encoding alpha/beta fold hydrolase, protein MATFVLVPGFWLGGWAWREVTADLRRRGHDVYAVTLTGVADRAHLAGPEVGPETHTSDLTALIEAEELRDVVLVGHSGGGMPVTQAADRMPDRIARVVYVESGPLPDGVSQFDANPPEEQERLRARIGDGHLLPPPAWEPAEDPQNLAGLDDGALALLRRRSTGHPLGAATDPVRRTGGRPVPTALVACTFPVEVVTAMIAEGHPFFAGLAGAELHGLPTGHWPMLSEPKALADLLETIARG, encoded by the coding sequence ATGGCGACGTTCGTGCTGGTGCCGGGGTTCTGGCTGGGCGGCTGGGCGTGGCGGGAGGTGACCGCCGACCTGCGCCGGCGCGGCCACGACGTGTACGCGGTGACGCTGACCGGGGTGGCCGACCGGGCCCACCTGGCCGGGCCGGAGGTGGGCCCGGAGACGCACACCAGCGACCTCACCGCGCTGATCGAGGCGGAGGAACTGCGCGACGTGGTGCTGGTCGGGCACTCCGGCGGCGGGATGCCGGTGACCCAGGCGGCCGACCGGATGCCGGACCGGATCGCCCGGGTGGTCTACGTGGAGAGCGGGCCGCTGCCCGACGGGGTGTCCCAGTTCGACGCCAACCCGCCGGAGGAGCAGGAGCGGCTGCGCGCGCGGATCGGCGACGGGCACCTGCTGCCGCCGCCGGCCTGGGAGCCGGCCGAGGACCCGCAGAACCTGGCCGGTCTGGACGACGGCGCGCTGGCCCTGCTGCGGCGCCGGTCCACCGGGCACCCGCTGGGGGCGGCGACCGACCCGGTGCGGCGTACCGGTGGCCGGCCGGTGCCGACCGCGCTGGTGGCGTGCACCTTCCCGGTGGAGGTGGTCACCGCGATGATCGCCGAGGGTCACCCGTTCTTCGCCGGTCTCGCCGGCGCCGAGCTGCACGGGCTGCCGACCGGTCACTGGCCGATGCTGAGCGAGCCGAAGGCCCTGGCCGACCTGCTCGAGACCATCGCCCGGGGCTGA
- a CDS encoding shikimate kinase, which yields MTKPVCVLVGAPGSGKTTVGVELAALLGVEFRDTDADIERLAGKPIPEIFIDEGEAHFRTLERAAVAAALASHGGVLALGGGAVLAEENRAALVGHTVVHLSVELPDAVKRVGLGAGRPLLAINPRATLKHLMDQRRPLYAEVATATVVTDGRTPPELAAEIVALLKP from the coding sequence GTGACGAAGCCGGTCTGCGTGCTGGTCGGGGCGCCCGGCTCCGGCAAGACCACCGTCGGCGTGGAGCTGGCGGCACTGCTCGGGGTCGAGTTCCGGGACACCGACGCCGACATCGAGCGTCTGGCCGGCAAGCCGATCCCGGAGATCTTCATCGACGAGGGGGAGGCGCACTTCCGTACCCTCGAACGGGCGGCGGTGGCGGCGGCGCTGGCCTCGCACGGCGGGGTGCTCGCCCTCGGCGGCGGCGCGGTCCTCGCCGAGGAGAACCGCGCCGCGCTGGTCGGGCACACCGTGGTGCACCTGTCGGTGGAGCTGCCCGACGCGGTGAAGCGGGTCGGGCTCGGCGCCGGCCGGCCGCTGCTCGCGATCAACCCGCGGGCCACCCTCAAGCACCTGATGGACCAGCGCCGCCCGCTCTACGCCGAGGTGGCGACCGCGACCGTGGTCACCGACGGGCGCACCCCGCCGGAGCTGGCCGCCGAGATCGTCGCCCTGCTCAAGCCCTGA
- the aroC gene encoding chorismate synthase, translated as MLRWLTAGESHGPALVAMLEGVPAGIEVTTREISDELARRRLGYGRGARMSFERDEVEVIGGLRHGVTLGSPVAIRVGNSEWPKWQTVMAADPVDPDELARQARNAPLTRPRPGHADLAGMQKYGHTDARPILERASARETAARVAVGTVAKALVKQALGIEIVSHVVELGPVAAKPGLRPRPEDAERIDADPLRCLDPEASARMVAEVDAAKKAADTLGGVVEVLAYGVPPGLGSHVQWDRKLDARLATALMSIQAIKGVEIGDGWQQARSRGSEAHDEIMPTATGVRRVTDRAGGLEGGITTGEPLRVKAAMKPISSLNRALATVDVTTGEPATAINQRSDVCAVPAAAVVAEAMVALVLAEAATEKFGGDSVAEIRRNLAGYLDALVIR; from the coding sequence GTGTTGCGCTGGCTGACTGCAGGTGAATCCCACGGACCCGCCCTCGTCGCGATGCTCGAGGGGGTGCCCGCCGGGATCGAGGTGACCACCCGGGAGATCTCCGACGAGCTGGCCCGGCGCCGGCTCGGCTACGGCCGGGGCGCCCGGATGTCGTTCGAGCGGGACGAGGTCGAGGTCATCGGTGGCCTGCGGCACGGCGTCACGCTGGGCAGCCCGGTCGCCATCCGGGTCGGCAACTCCGAGTGGCCGAAGTGGCAGACCGTGATGGCCGCCGACCCGGTGGACCCCGACGAGCTGGCCCGGCAGGCCCGCAACGCCCCGCTGACCCGCCCCCGGCCGGGCCACGCCGACCTGGCCGGCATGCAGAAGTACGGCCACACCGACGCGCGGCCGATCCTGGAGCGGGCCAGCGCGCGGGAGACCGCCGCCCGGGTGGCCGTCGGCACGGTGGCGAAGGCGCTGGTGAAGCAGGCCCTCGGCATCGAGATCGTCTCGCACGTGGTGGAGCTCGGCCCGGTCGCCGCCAAGCCGGGTCTGCGGCCCCGGCCGGAGGACGCCGAGCGGATCGACGCCGACCCGCTGCGCTGCCTCGACCCGGAGGCCAGCGCCCGGATGGTGGCCGAGGTCGACGCCGCGAAGAAGGCCGCCGACACGCTCGGCGGCGTGGTCGAGGTGCTGGCGTACGGGGTGCCGCCGGGCCTGGGCAGCCACGTGCAGTGGGACCGCAAGCTCGACGCCCGGCTGGCCACCGCGCTGATGTCCATCCAGGCGATCAAGGGCGTGGAGATCGGCGACGGCTGGCAGCAGGCCCGCTCCCGCGGCTCCGAGGCGCACGACGAGATCATGCCGACCGCGACCGGCGTCCGCCGGGTCACGGACCGGGCCGGCGGCCTGGAGGGCGGCATCACCACCGGTGAGCCGCTGCGGGTGAAGGCCGCGATGAAGCCGATCTCCTCGCTGAACCGGGCCCTCGCCACGGTCGACGTGACCACCGGCGAGCCGGCCACCGCCATCAACCAGCGCTCGGACGTCTGCGCCGTGCCGGCCGCCGCCGTGGTCGCCGAGGCGATGGTGGCGCTGGTGCTGGCCGAGGCGGCCACCGAGAAGTTCGGCGGCGACTCGGTGGCGGAGATCCGCCGCAACCTCGCCGGGTACCTCGACGCGCTGGTGATCCGGTGA
- a CDS encoding class I SAM-dependent methyltransferase: protein MSVLDLGGRVDSWSKVPVRPKHVHVVNLEPLPAELPDWVEADHVDACELPPAILSRRYDLVFSNSVLEHVGGHERRRRMAEAIRTLAPRHWVQTPYRYFPVEPHWVAPGMQFLPVPARVAVARRWPLAYTPGKSWEQAMKQVLTTELIGRAEMRYLFPDSTIRAERMLGLTKSIIAVRTA, encoded by the coding sequence ATGTCCGTGCTGGACCTCGGCGGCCGGGTCGACAGCTGGTCAAAGGTGCCGGTACGCCCGAAGCACGTGCACGTGGTCAACCTGGAGCCGCTGCCGGCGGAGCTGCCCGACTGGGTGGAGGCCGACCACGTCGACGCCTGCGAGCTCCCCCCGGCCATCCTGAGCCGCCGCTACGACCTGGTGTTCAGCAACAGCGTGCTGGAGCACGTGGGCGGGCACGAGCGGCGCCGCCGGATGGCCGAGGCGATCCGGACGCTCGCTCCCCGGCACTGGGTGCAGACCCCGTACCGGTACTTCCCGGTGGAGCCGCACTGGGTGGCGCCCGGCATGCAGTTCCTGCCGGTGCCGGCCCGGGTGGCGGTGGCCCGCAGGTGGCCGCTGGCCTACACCCCGGGCAAGTCCTGGGAGCAGGCCATGAAGCAGGTGCTCACCACCGAGCTGATCGGTCGGGCCGAGATGCGCTACCTCTTTCCCGACTCGACCATCCGGGCCGAGCGGATGCTCGGCCTGACCAAGTCGATCATCGCGGTCCGGACGGCCTGA